A genomic window from Gammaproteobacteria bacterium includes:
- a CDS encoding SDR family oxidoreductase, translated as MATETSRGLAIVTGASRGIGRALAIGLAEAGYGLALVARDEGALNGVRAEIRGVDPGTTVSCHPLDVTDAAAVRDLVAGLEAEHEAIDVLINNAGQFRPGGVEAEVEELETVMGTNLKGAFLMLKAVVPVMKAQERGHVINLSSIAGKWGYAGYGVYAASKFALQGLSESLYKEMLEHGVKVTAICPNWVATEMAVAAGGTLPPEDMIQLDDLVRTVSWLLSLSKAACPREVVIDCMGHPY; from the coding sequence GTGGCAACGGAGACCTCTCGCGGACTGGCGATCGTCACCGGCGCCAGCCGCGGCATAGGGCGCGCGCTGGCGATCGGTCTGGCCGAGGCCGGTTACGGGCTGGCGCTGGTCGCGCGCGACGAGGGCGCGCTCAACGGTGTGCGGGCGGAGATTCGGGGCGTCGATCCGGGCACTACCGTGAGTTGCCATCCACTCGACGTGACCGACGCGGCGGCGGTCCGGGATCTCGTGGCCGGGCTGGAAGCCGAACACGAGGCGATCGACGTGCTGATCAATAACGCCGGCCAGTTCCGGCCCGGCGGTGTTGAAGCGGAAGTTGAAGAACTCGAAACGGTTATGGGGACCAACCTGAAAGGCGCGTTCCTGATGCTGAAGGCGGTGGTGCCCGTGATGAAGGCGCAAGAGCGCGGCCACGTCATCAATCTGTCGTCGATTGCCGGGAAGTGGGGCTACGCGGGTTACGGCGTATATGCTGCATCCAAGTTCGCCTTGCAGGGCCTGTCCGAGAGCCTGTACAAGGAAATGCTGGAGCACGGAGTGAAGGTGACGGCGATCTGTCCCAACTGGGTCGCGACGGAAATGGCCGTTGCGGCCGGCGGGACCCTGCCGCCGGAGGACATGATTCAGCTTGACGATCTGGTCAGGACGGTGTCGTGGCTGTTAAGCCTTTCGAAGGCCGCCTGTCCCCGCGAAGTGGTGATCGACTGCATGGGCCATCCGTATTAG
- a CDS encoding VOC family protein, protein MPEQKPKVAISIITLGVDDVERSVRFYTSFGWDMSPDSDPAMCTFINTPSTVLGLVGYEFLANDALLKAKPRAQYQGFTLAVNGSSPEEVDAIFENAIRNGGTVHQQPQWKDWGGYDGYSGYFLDPDGYPWEVAYAPFLELTEDGRLMPKSASE, encoded by the coding sequence ATGCCGGAGCAGAAGCCGAAAGTCGCGATTTCGATCATCACGCTGGGCGTCGACGACGTCGAGCGTTCGGTGCGGTTCTACACCTCGTTCGGCTGGGATATGTCGCCGGACTCCGACCCGGCCATGTGCACGTTCATCAACACGCCTTCTACGGTGCTGGGGCTGGTGGGGTACGAGTTTCTGGCCAACGACGCGCTGCTGAAGGCGAAGCCGCGGGCGCAATACCAGGGCTTCACGCTGGCCGTGAACGGCTCGTCTCCCGAAGAGGTGGACGCGATATTCGAGAACGCTATCCGCAACGGCGGCACCGTGCATCAGCAACCGCAATGGAAGGACTGGGGCGGATACGACGGCTATTCCGGCTATTTCCTCGATCCGGACGGTTACCCGTGGGAAGTCGCCTACGCGCCGTTTCTCGAACTCACCGAGGACGGCCGCCTGATGCCGAAATCCGCGTCCGAATAA
- a CDS encoding TonB-dependent receptor, producing the protein MRQTHPTRGHAMRKILLVLTAFSIPFMIADVTVAQESTVVLEEIVVTAQKREESLADVGIAVDVVSGDRLREAGAVSLIDVARYSPGLNIQTPFGEFGYPLIAIRGVNTDGFIETLPQSTGVYADGVYVSQPPMQAFRLLDLERMEVLKGPQGTIYGRNTIAGAINLISKRPTFEPEGYATVGFGRYSRASFEGAYGGPISDTAAGRFAVKILRQTDGPLTNMHPDRDDGGELDQLMARGSLLFRPSDDVEVLVRVYAGRDDSDVWPWATIPAGQDTDGDGIPDQVCPEYARGDVAGAQVNCLARDPFVSGDTFNDTDGDPYTINQNFIGEHAYKSSGISAELNWDLGTRTVTSVTGWDDFERHDVLDEDAGPTVALDDVRKSDVSQFSQEIRIASNAGEGLQWLAGLYYSSDELEGDPAFDSGGRQDFSVLETDTLGLFGQVEYPLADNLVLTVGGRWTDVERDFYYETTGFFAAPELQAGASSTFSDSDYSARLALDWRVNEDTLIYASISRGFNAGTFNSQFLATVDNLEPTKSESLTAYEVGLKSTLAGGRASVEAAVYFYDATDPQVVAVEPLSLISANFLINADDSQMQGAELQLRALATDWLELSFGAAYIDSEYGNLITSIAGTGTGSPYPDNAPVFGSTLADLTGNRIPNTPELSINSAATLQWPVNEGWTFMGQLDFLWEDDIPRDLRASPALYSEAHIDVDLRLALQSTDGKWDAAFWVRNLTDETYLTEAYEVLGFGFYIAAGNYNYPRTFGLELTRNF; encoded by the coding sequence ATGCGACAAACTCATCCAACAAGGGGACACGCCATGCGAAAGATACTGTTGGTCCTTACCGCCTTCTCGATCCCATTCATGATTGCGGATGTCACGGTTGCGCAGGAATCGACCGTGGTGCTCGAAGAAATCGTGGTCACCGCGCAAAAGCGCGAAGAATCGCTTGCCGACGTGGGTATTGCCGTTGACGTGGTAAGCGGCGACCGGCTGCGCGAGGCCGGCGCCGTGTCGCTGATCGACGTTGCCCGCTACTCGCCGGGCCTCAACATCCAGACGCCGTTCGGAGAATTCGGCTATCCGCTGATCGCAATACGCGGCGTGAATACCGACGGATTCATCGAAACGCTGCCGCAGTCGACCGGCGTGTATGCCGACGGCGTATATGTATCGCAGCCGCCCATGCAGGCTTTCCGGCTGCTTGATCTCGAGCGAATGGAAGTGCTCAAGGGGCCGCAGGGAACCATATACGGACGCAATACCATCGCAGGCGCGATCAATCTCATCTCGAAACGCCCCACGTTCGAGCCGGAAGGCTACGCGACGGTGGGATTCGGCCGCTACAGCCGGGCCTCGTTCGAGGGCGCCTACGGCGGACCCATTTCGGACACGGCCGCCGGGCGGTTTGCCGTGAAGATCCTTCGTCAGACCGACGGTCCCCTGACCAACATGCATCCCGACAGGGACGACGGCGGCGAGCTGGATCAGCTCATGGCCAGAGGCTCTCTGCTGTTCCGGCCCAGCGACGATGTCGAGGTCCTGGTCCGGGTCTATGCCGGGCGCGACGATTCGGACGTCTGGCCCTGGGCGACCATTCCGGCCGGGCAGGACACGGACGGCGACGGCATTCCGGACCAGGTCTGCCCCGAATACGCGCGCGGCGACGTTGCCGGGGCCCAGGTGAATTGCCTGGCGCGGGACCCCTTCGTCAGCGGCGACACTTTCAACGACACCGACGGCGACCCCTACACGATCAACCAGAACTTCATCGGCGAACACGCGTACAAGTCCAGCGGCATTTCCGCGGAGTTGAACTGGGACCTGGGGACGAGAACCGTCACCTCGGTGACCGGCTGGGACGACTTCGAGCGCCACGACGTGCTGGATGAAGATGCGGGCCCCACCGTGGCCCTGGACGACGTGCGGAAATCGGACGTGTCGCAGTTCTCGCAGGAAATTCGCATCGCGTCGAACGCCGGCGAGGGCCTGCAGTGGCTGGCGGGCCTGTACTACTCCTCCGATGAACTGGAAGGCGACCCGGCCTTTGACTCGGGCGGCCGGCAGGACTTCTCGGTGCTGGAAACCGACACCCTCGGCCTGTTCGGGCAGGTCGAGTATCCGCTGGCCGACAACCTGGTCCTAACTGTCGGCGGCCGCTGGACGGACGTGGAACGCGATTTCTACTACGAGACGACCGGTTTCTTCGCCGCCCCGGAATTGCAGGCGGGAGCGTCCAGCACCTTCTCGGACAGCGATTACTCGGCCAGGCTGGCGCTGGACTGGAGGGTAAACGAGGACACGCTGATTTATGCGAGCATATCCCGCGGATTCAACGCCGGCACCTTCAACAGCCAGTTTCTGGCGACGGTGGACAACCTCGAACCGACGAAATCGGAATCCCTTACCGCCTACGAGGTGGGTCTGAAGTCAACGCTCGCCGGCGGCCGCGCCAGCGTTGAGGCGGCGGTCTACTTCTATGACGCGACCGACCCGCAGGTGGTGGCGGTCGAGCCTCTGAGCCTGATCTCGGCCAATTTCCTGATCAACGCCGACGACTCGCAGATGCAAGGCGCCGAATTGCAGCTTCGGGCCCTCGCGACCGATTGGCTGGAGCTGAGTTTCGGCGCAGCCTACATCGACAGCGAATACGGCAATCTCATCACCTCCATTGCCGGCACGGGCACGGGCAGTCCGTATCCCGACAACGCACCGGTGTTCGGTTCCACGCTGGCGGACCTGACCGGCAACCGCATTCCGAACACGCCGGAACTGAGCATCAATTCCGCGGCCACGCTGCAATGGCCGGTGAACGAGGGGTGGACCTTCATGGGGCAGCTCGATTTTCTCTGGGAAGACGACATTCCGCGTGACCTGCGCGCCTCGCCGGCGCTGTACTCGGAAGCCCACATCGACGTGGACCTGCGGCTGGCGCTGCAATCCACCGACGGCAAGTGGGATGCTGCCTTCTGGGTGCGGAACCTGACCGATGAGACCTACCTCACCGAAGCGTACGAAGTGCTCGGTTTCGGCTTCTACATCGCGGCCGGAAACTACAACTACCCGAGGACCTTCGGGCTCGAACTGACCCGCAACTTCTAG